The following are encoded together in the Candidatus Binatia bacterium genome:
- the rph gene encoding ribonuclease PH, whose amino-acid sequence MSSTAATARSDGRGDRELRLLTIEPGFIEHAEGSVLIGMGRTRVVCTASVEEGVPGFLRGRGTGWVTAEYGMLPRSTHTRNDREAARGKVGGRTMEIQRLIGRSIRASVDMAALGERTIQIDCDVLQADGGTRTASITGAWVAVGLACRRLEKQGLLLLGNPMVKAVAAVSVGIVGGRALLDLAYDEDSRADVDMNVVMTGDGEFVEVQGTGEGGTFRRDQLDELTDLAWTGIRELLAAQRKVLDHAG is encoded by the coding sequence ATGTCATCGACGGCAGCAACGGCGCGCAGCGACGGGCGGGGAGACCGCGAGCTCAGGCTTCTTACGATCGAGCCCGGGTTCATCGAGCACGCCGAAGGATCGGTACTGATCGGCATGGGCCGGACCCGGGTCGTCTGCACCGCCAGTGTCGAGGAAGGGGTTCCCGGCTTCCTTCGCGGCCGCGGGACCGGCTGGGTCACGGCCGAGTACGGGATGCTCCCGCGCTCGACCCATACGCGCAACGACCGCGAAGCCGCCCGCGGCAAGGTTGGCGGCCGCACGATGGAGATCCAGCGCCTGATCGGCCGCAGCATCCGCGCTTCGGTCGACATGGCCGCGCTCGGCGAGCGCACGATCCAGATCGACTGCGACGTCCTGCAGGCCGACGGCGGCACGCGGACCGCGTCGATTACCGGCGCGTGGGTGGCCGTGGGCCTGGCCTGCCGCCGCCTCGAAAAGCAGGGGCTGCTGCTGCTCGGAAACCCGATGGTCAAGGCGGTAGCGGCCGTCAGCGTCGGCATCGTCGGCGGCCGCGCCCTGCTCGACCTCGCGTACGACGAGGACTCGCGCGCGGACGTCGACATGAACGTCGTGATGACCGGCGACGGCGAGTTCGTCGAGGTCCAGGGCACCGGCGAGGGCGGCACGTTCCGCCGCGACCAGCTCGACGAGCTGACCGACCTGGCATGGACCGGCATCCGTGAGCTCTTGGCTGCCCAGCGCAAGGTCCTGGATCACGCCGGCTGA